The proteins below are encoded in one region of Levilactobacillus namurensis:
- a CDS encoding CtsR family transcriptional regulator, whose protein sequence is MENQNISDIIEAYLKQILADSQEVEIRRSEIANQFNVVPSQINYVIKTRFTIQDGYVVRSKRGGGGYIRIEKVKLLDNLDFIDSLVTAVGDQITRHDGLAIVRSLFEAGSINRREANIMLAAIDKSAINTGSREVDERIRARVLISILDHLRYES, encoded by the coding sequence ATGGAGAATCAAAATATTTCGGATATTATTGAAGCTTACCTCAAGCAGATCCTGGCTGATTCCCAGGAGGTTGAGATTCGGCGCTCAGAAATTGCGAACCAATTTAACGTTGTTCCCTCCCAGATCAACTACGTGATTAAGACGCGTTTTACGATCCAGGACGGGTACGTGGTACGTAGTAAACGGGGCGGCGGTGGCTACATTCGAATCGAGAAGGTTAAATTACTGGATAATCTAGACTTCATTGATTCACTAGTGACGGCCGTGGGTGATCAGATTACGCGCCATGACGGGTTAGCAATTGTCCGGAGCTTGTTTGAAGCGGGCTCAATCAATCGGCGAGAGGCCAACATTATGTTGGCGGCGATTGATAAAAGTGCTATTAATACCGGGAGCCGCGAGGTGGATGAACGCATCCGTGCGCGGGTATTAATCTCAATCCTCGACCACCTACGTTACGAGAGTTAA
- a CDS encoding TetR/AcrR family transcriptional regulator → MKRKEQLTQTHTAILAAARQQFLTLGYQATSTREIARQVGITQPALYHHFSDKEAIFLAVVAEVGAEAQQGIDQVTAQVKAGEQTDPVEALAAVTEVLLTVHPRDVFTVLHGSFRFLQPDNRHQLGGLFMTDYMRPLAAFFDQGLVTLRPELDAQEAASFYLTSLSPLFNNFHHVGPAEASQHQQVVTLLQLILYGIAVKK, encoded by the coding sequence ATGAAGAGAAAAGAGCAGCTGACCCAGACCCATACGGCGATTCTTGCGGCAGCCCGGCAACAGTTCTTGACGTTGGGGTATCAAGCGACCTCAACGCGTGAGATCGCACGTCAGGTGGGCATCACGCAACCCGCTTTGTACCATCATTTTAGTGATAAGGAAGCCATTTTCTTGGCCGTAGTAGCGGAAGTTGGTGCCGAAGCCCAGCAGGGAATCGATCAGGTGACTGCTCAGGTCAAGGCCGGTGAACAGACTGATCCGGTCGAAGCACTGGCGGCTGTAACGGAAGTCCTGCTGACGGTGCATCCACGAGACGTCTTCACGGTCCTCCACGGGAGCTTCCGGTTCTTGCAACCGGATAACCGGCACCAACTTGGTGGCCTGTTTATGACCGATTATATGCGGCCCTTAGCAGCGTTCTTTGACCAGGGATTGGTGACCCTGCGACCAGAACTGGATGCTCAAGAGGCAGCGTCGTTTTATTTGACCAGTTTGAGTCCGTTGTTTAACAACTTTCACCACGTTGGCCCGGCAGAAGCTTCGCAACATCAACAAGTCGTGACGCTCTTGCAGTTAATTTTGTACGGAATTGCGGTTAAAAAGTAA
- a CDS encoding ATP-dependent Clp protease ATP-binding subunit has product MDNLFTPSAKSVLVLAQEQAKYFKHQAVGTEHLLLALTIEKNGIANKVLQQFSVTDDDVREEIERFTGYGTLASTDQDSYLPYSPKAKAMLAMAGDEAKRLGATKIGTEHLLLALLSDETILSSRILKNLNVDLTSARKVVLRKLGIADTPKRRNDSRSRRAAAQGGTPTLDSLARDLTQAAKEGRMDPTVGRDKEVKRVIQILSRRTKNNPVLIGEPGVGKTAIAEGLAQRIVAGDVPEDMQQKRLMMLDMGSLVAGTKYRGEFEDRLKKVIEEIYNDGHVILFIDELHTLIGAGGAEGAIDASNILKPALARGELQTIGATTLDEYQKYIESDAALERRFATVQVNEPTSAEALQILKGLRPRYQDHHHVNITDEALDQAVKLSVRYISDRFLPDKAIDLMDEAAAKVRIDQMDKPTTASKQAAELTQLASDKDTAIEQQDFEKAAQLRTQEIALREKIAAREAKAATQPDEPKHYTLNVTGEDVAQVVAEWTGVPLTQLKQTDADRLVNLEKILHQRVIGQDEAVSAVARAIRRARSGLKDPNRPIGSFMFLGPTGVGKTELAKALAAAMFGSEDNMIRVDMSEYMEKYSTSRLIGSAPGYVGYDEGGQLTEKVRQKPYSVVLFDEVEKAHPDVFNLLLQVLDDGYLTDSKGRRIDFRNTILIMTSNLGATKLRDEKTVGFGATDMADNYHAMADTIRQTLKQSFRPEFLNRIDETVIFHALKKPELHQIVKLMAQKIVQRVAEQDIKLKFTPAAIDAIAKDGYDPEYGARPLRRALQTQVEDQLSESLLSGDIKTNDQVTIGATRGKITVNVKPTATPKPVTNH; this is encoded by the coding sequence ATGGATAACCTATTTACACCCAGTGCTAAGAGCGTACTCGTTCTCGCACAGGAACAGGCCAAGTATTTTAAGCATCAGGCGGTGGGTACTGAACACCTGCTGCTAGCCCTCACCATTGAAAAGAACGGGATCGCCAACAAGGTCTTACAGCAGTTTTCAGTGACGGACGACGATGTTCGTGAAGAAATTGAACGCTTTACGGGGTATGGCACCTTAGCCAGCACGGACCAAGACAGTTACTTACCTTATTCGCCCAAGGCCAAGGCCATGCTAGCGATGGCTGGAGACGAAGCCAAGCGCTTGGGTGCTACTAAGATTGGGACGGAACACTTGTTGTTAGCCCTGTTGAGTGACGAGACGATTCTGTCATCCCGGATTTTAAAGAACTTAAACGTTGATTTGACCAGTGCCCGCAAAGTCGTTTTGCGGAAGCTAGGGATTGCCGATACGCCTAAGCGGCGGAATGATAGCCGTTCTCGGCGGGCGGCCGCTCAAGGCGGAACGCCGACCTTGGATTCCTTAGCCCGGGACTTGACCCAGGCTGCTAAGGAAGGCCGGATGGATCCCACAGTCGGACGCGATAAGGAAGTTAAGCGGGTCATCCAGATCCTGAGTCGCCGGACCAAGAACAACCCCGTTTTGATTGGGGAACCTGGTGTCGGGAAAACGGCGATCGCCGAGGGCTTGGCCCAACGGATCGTTGCGGGAGACGTGCCGGAAGATATGCAGCAGAAGCGGCTGATGATGCTCGATATGGGGTCATTAGTTGCCGGGACCAAGTACCGTGGTGAATTCGAAGATCGCCTGAAAAAGGTGATTGAAGAAATCTATAACGATGGTCACGTCATCCTCTTCATCGATGAATTGCACACCTTGATTGGGGCTGGTGGTGCCGAAGGGGCCATTGATGCCTCGAACATCCTGAAACCAGCTTTGGCTCGGGGTGAGCTGCAAACAATCGGGGCGACGACGTTAGACGAATATCAGAAGTATATTGAATCTGACGCAGCGTTGGAACGGCGGTTTGCAACGGTCCAAGTTAACGAACCAACGTCAGCTGAAGCCTTACAGATCTTGAAGGGCTTACGACCACGGTATCAGGACCACCATCACGTGAACATCACGGATGAGGCCTTGGACCAAGCCGTGAAGTTGTCCGTACGTTACATTAGCGACCGATTCCTGCCTGATAAGGCCATCGACTTGATGGACGAAGCGGCGGCTAAGGTCCGCATTGACCAGATGGATAAGCCAACGACGGCGTCGAAACAAGCGGCGGAGTTGACCCAACTGGCGAGTGATAAAGACACGGCAATCGAACAACAAGACTTTGAGAAGGCCGCCCAGTTGCGGACGCAAGAGATCGCATTACGTGAGAAAATTGCGGCTAGAGAAGCCAAGGCGGCGACGCAACCAGATGAGCCTAAGCATTATACCCTGAATGTAACGGGGGAAGATGTGGCGCAGGTCGTCGCTGAATGGACCGGTGTGCCGTTGACGCAACTCAAGCAGACCGATGCTGACCGGTTGGTCAACTTGGAAAAGATTTTACACCAGCGGGTCATTGGTCAGGATGAAGCCGTTTCGGCGGTGGCACGAGCAATTCGGCGTGCCCGTTCCGGTTTGAAGGATCCGAACCGGCCGATTGGGTCGTTTATGTTCTTAGGTCCGACCGGGGTCGGGAAGACGGAACTGGCCAAGGCGTTAGCCGCAGCGATGTTTGGTTCCGAAGACAACATGATCCGGGTCGACATGAGTGAGTACATGGAAAAGTATTCAACCAGTCGTTTGATCGGATCGGCGCCAGGCTACGTGGGCTACGACGAAGGCGGACAGTTAACGGAAAAGGTACGGCAGAAGCCATACTCCGTGGTCCTGTTCGATGAAGTCGAAAAGGCCCACCCAGATGTCTTCAACCTCCTGTTGCAGGTCTTAGACGACGGGTACCTGACCGACTCCAAGGGGCGGCGGATTGATTTCCGGAACACGATTTTGATTATGACGTCGAACTTGGGGGCTACCAAGCTACGGGATGAGAAGACCGTTGGGTTCGGGGCTACCGACATGGCCGATAATTACCACGCGATGGCGGATACCATTCGGCAGACGTTAAAGCAATCCTTCCGACCAGAATTCTTGAACCGGATCGACGAAACGGTGATCTTCCACGCCTTGAAGAAGCCGGAACTGCATCAAATCGTCAAGTTGATGGCTCAGAAGATCGTGCAGCGGGTCGCGGAACAAGACATCAAGTTGAAGTTCACACCGGCGGCTATCGATGCCATCGCTAAGGATGGGTATGACCCAGAGTATGGAGCCCGGCCATTGCGGCGTGCGCTCCAGACCCAGGTCGAAGATCAATTGAGTGAGTCGCTCCTATCGGGGGACATTAAGACCAATGATCAAGTGACCATTGGGGCCACCCGGGGAAAGATCACGGTCAACGTAAAGCCGACCGCGACTCCTAAACCAGTGACGAACCACTAA
- a CDS encoding DNA-directed RNA polymerase subunit beta → MAGHLVKYGKHRTRRSYSRIKEVLDLPNLIEIQTNSYNWFLDEGLRDMFDDIMPIEDFQGNLSLEFVDYQLLEPKYTVDEAREHDANYSAPLHVTLRLTNHETGEIKSQDVFFGDFPLMTHQGTFIINGAERVIVSQLVRSPGVYFNEDTDKNGRTIFGATVIPNRGAWLEFETDAKNISYVRIDRTRKIPMTELVRALGFGSDDEILDILGDNESLMATLEKDIHKNTDDSRVEESLKDIYERLRPGEPKTADSSRSLLTARFFDPKRYDMAPVGRYKTNKKLSLKTRLLGLTLAETLADPDTGEVIVQKGTTVDKDVMKNLAPYLDRDDFKMVTFQPSDEAVVTEPLKLQIIKVQSPDDPEQEVPVIGNGNIDLKLKHIRPADIIASMNYFFDLQIGIGTTDDIDHLGNRRIRSVGELLQNQFRIGLSRMERVVRERMSIQDAATVTPQQLINIRPVVASIKEFFGSSQLSQFMDQTNPLGELTHKRRLSALGPGGLTRDRAGYEVRDVHYTHYGRMCPIETPEGPNIGLINSLSSYARVNKYGFIETPYRRVSWDTHKVTDKIDYLTADEEDNYVVAQANTPLNDDGSFATDTIMARAKSENIETSAERIDYMDVSPKQVVAVATACIPFLENDDSNRALMGANMQRQAVPLLNPHAPLIGTGIEYKAAHDSGVALISQHDGTVEYVDAREIRVRRDDGALDTYKLMKFRRSNGGKNYNQRPIVKVGDKVDNDEVLADGPSMENGELALGQNPLVAFMTWQGYNFEDAIAINERLVRDDVYTSIHIEEYESEARDTKLGPEEMTREIPNVGEDALKNLDEDGIIRVGAEVQDGDILVGKVTPKGVTELSAEERLLHAIFGEKAREVRDTSLKVPHGGGGIIQDVKIFTRENGDELSPGVNMMVRVYIAQKRKIQVGDKMSGRHGNKGTVSVVIPEEDMPYMPDGTPIDIMLSPMGVPSRMNIGQVLELHLGMAARKLGIHMATPVFDGAQDSDIWDAVKEAGMASDAKTVLYDGRTGEPFDKRVAVGVMNYLKLAHMVDDKMHARSIGPYSLVTQQPLGGKAQFGGQRFGEMEVWALEAYGAAYTLQEILTYKSDDVVGRVKTYEAIVKGDPIPKPGVPESFRVLVKELQSLGLDMKVLNGNNEEIELRDMDDDDDDVVNVDALSKYAQQQEEQRKAQAQATDAKDSKTAPTASHNESQPNTQD, encoded by the coding sequence TTGGCAGGACACTTAGTGAAATACGGGAAACACCGTACACGTCGTAGCTATTCACGGATCAAGGAAGTTCTAGACTTACCGAACTTGATCGAGATTCAAACCAATTCCTATAATTGGTTCCTCGATGAAGGGTTACGTGATATGTTCGATGACATCATGCCAATCGAGGATTTTCAAGGAAACCTTTCGTTAGAGTTTGTTGATTATCAATTATTAGAACCTAAATATACGGTGGATGAAGCGCGGGAACATGACGCCAACTATTCAGCACCGCTACACGTCACATTACGTCTAACGAACCACGAAACAGGCGAAATCAAGTCACAAGATGTCTTCTTCGGCGACTTCCCATTAATGACGCACCAAGGTACGTTCATTATTAATGGGGCGGAACGGGTAATTGTTTCCCAATTAGTTCGTTCGCCAGGGGTTTACTTCAATGAAGATACCGATAAGAATGGCCGGACCATTTTTGGTGCAACGGTCATTCCTAACCGGGGTGCTTGGTTGGAATTTGAAACCGACGCGAAGAACATTTCCTACGTGCGGATTGACCGGACGCGGAAGATTCCAATGACCGAATTGGTTCGGGCCTTAGGGTTCGGTTCTGATGATGAGATCTTGGACATCTTAGGAGACAACGAAAGCCTGATGGCGACGTTGGAAAAGGATATCCACAAGAATACTGACGACTCACGGGTCGAAGAATCCTTGAAGGACATCTACGAACGGTTGCGTCCAGGTGAACCTAAGACGGCAGACTCTTCACGGAGCTTACTGACGGCACGGTTCTTTGACCCTAAGCGTTACGACATGGCTCCGGTTGGTCGTTATAAGACCAACAAGAAGCTGAGCTTAAAGACGCGTTTATTAGGTCTGACCTTAGCGGAAACGTTAGCTGACCCTGACACGGGTGAAGTGATCGTTCAAAAGGGGACCACGGTCGACAAGGATGTCATGAAGAACTTGGCACCTTACCTGGACCGCGACGACTTTAAGATGGTAACTTTCCAACCATCTGATGAAGCGGTCGTTACGGAACCACTGAAATTACAAATCATTAAGGTTCAATCACCAGATGATCCTGAACAAGAAGTTCCGGTTATCGGGAACGGCAATATCGATTTGAAGTTGAAGCACATTCGTCCAGCAGATATCATTGCTTCGATGAACTACTTCTTCGACCTACAGATTGGCATTGGGACCACGGATGACATTGACCACTTGGGTAACCGGCGGATTCGTTCCGTGGGTGAACTCCTGCAAAACCAATTCCGAATCGGGTTATCCCGGATGGAACGGGTCGTTCGGGAACGGATGTCGATTCAAGATGCTGCGACGGTAACGCCACAACAATTGATCAACATTCGGCCAGTGGTCGCTTCAATCAAGGAATTCTTTGGGTCCTCACAACTGTCTCAATTCATGGACCAAACCAACCCATTGGGTGAATTGACGCATAAGCGTCGTTTGTCCGCCTTGGGACCTGGTGGGTTGACGCGTGACCGGGCCGGTTATGAAGTCCGGGACGTGCACTACACCCACTACGGTCGGATGTGCCCAATTGAAACGCCTGAAGGTCCTAACATCGGGCTGATCAACAGTCTGTCCAGTTATGCGCGGGTCAACAAGTACGGGTTCATCGAAACGCCATACCGGCGGGTCTCATGGGACACGCACAAGGTTACCGACAAGATCGATTACCTGACGGCTGACGAAGAAGATAACTACGTGGTGGCTCAAGCCAACACGCCGCTGAACGACGATGGCTCCTTCGCAACGGACACGATTATGGCCCGTGCGAAGTCTGAAAACATCGAAACGTCAGCGGAACGCATCGACTACATGGACGTTTCGCCTAAGCAAGTTGTTGCGGTGGCGACGGCATGTATTCCTTTCTTGGAAAACGATGACTCCAACCGGGCGCTGATGGGGGCCAACATGCAACGGCAAGCTGTGCCATTGCTGAACCCACACGCACCATTGATTGGGACTGGGATTGAATACAAGGCTGCCCATGACTCTGGGGTCGCTTTGATCAGTCAACATGACGGGACTGTCGAATACGTCGATGCGCGTGAGATTCGCGTTCGGCGGGACGACGGTGCCCTGGACACTTACAAGTTAATGAAGTTCCGCCGGTCTAACGGTGGGAAGAACTACAACCAACGGCCAATCGTTAAAGTCGGCGACAAAGTTGACAACGATGAGGTCTTAGCTGATGGTCCTTCCATGGAAAATGGGGAATTAGCCTTAGGGCAAAACCCATTAGTCGCCTTCATGACTTGGCAAGGGTACAACTTCGAAGATGCCATCGCCATCAACGAACGGTTGGTTCGCGATGATGTCTACACGTCAATTCATATTGAAGAATACGAATCCGAAGCCCGAGACACTAAGCTTGGACCGGAAGAAATGACGCGTGAAATTCCTAACGTTGGTGAAGACGCCTTGAAGAACTTGGACGAAGACGGGATTATCCGGGTCGGTGCCGAAGTTCAAGACGGCGACATCTTAGTTGGAAAGGTAACGCCTAAGGGTGTTACGGAACTTTCAGCCGAAGAACGGCTGTTACACGCCATCTTTGGTGAAAAAGCGCGTGAAGTTCGGGATACGTCCTTAAAGGTTCCCCACGGTGGTGGCGGGATCATCCAAGACGTTAAGATCTTCACCCGTGAAAACGGTGATGAATTATCACCAGGTGTCAACATGATGGTTCGGGTCTACATCGCGCAAAAGCGGAAGATCCAAGTTGGGGACAAGATGTCCGGTCGTCATGGGAACAAAGGGACGGTTTCCGTCGTGATTCCTGAAGAAGACATGCCGTACATGCCAGATGGCACCCCAATTGATATCATGTTGAGTCCAATGGGTGTGCCATCCCGGATGAACATCGGGCAAGTGCTCGAACTCCACTTGGGGATGGCCGCACGGAAGTTAGGCATTCACATGGCAACGCCAGTCTTCGATGGGGCCCAAGATTCTGATATCTGGGACGCCGTTAAGGAAGCTGGGATGGCCTCTGATGCCAAGACGGTCTTATACGATGGCCGGACCGGTGAACCGTTTGATAAGCGGGTCGCTGTGGGTGTCATGAACTACTTGAAGTTGGCCCACATGGTCGACGACAAGATGCACGCCCGTTCCATTGGACCTTACTCCTTAGTTACGCAACAACCACTTGGTGGGAAAGCGCAATTTGGGGGCCAACGGTTTGGTGAAATGGAAGTTTGGGCCTTGGAAGCTTATGGGGCTGCTTACACGTTGCAAGAAATCTTAACGTACAAGTCCGATGATGTTGTTGGACGGGTTAAGACGTACGAAGCTATCGTGAAGGGCGATCCAATTCCAAAGCCTGGTGTTCCTGAATCCTTCCGTGTGTTGGTCAAGGAATTACAATCCTTAGGACTGGACATGAAGGTCTTGAACGGTAATAACGAAGAAATCGAATTACGTGACATGGATGATGACGACGATGACGTGGTCAACGTTGATGCGTTGAGCAAGTATGCGCAACAGCAAGAAGAACAACGGAAGGCCCAAGCACAGGCAACTGATGCGAAGGATTCTAAGACTGCGCCGACTGCCAGTCACAATGAAAGTCAACCGAATACGCAAGATTAA
- the rpoC gene encoding DNA-directed RNA polymerase subunit beta' — protein MVDVNKFESMQIGLASPDKIRSWSYGEVKKPETINYRTLKPEKDGLFDERIFGPTKDWECACGKYKRIRYKGVVCDRCGVEVTRSKVRRERMGHIELAAPVTHIWYFKGIPSRMGLVLDMSPRALEEIIYFASYVVLDPGDTALERKQLLSERDYRDKVAEYGSKAFKAEMGAEAIKKLLMAVDLDKEVKELKEELKEATGQKRTRAVRRLDILEAFVTSGNRPEWMVMDAIPVIPPDLRPMVQLEGGRFATSDLNDLYRRVINRNSRLKRLLDLNAPGIIVQNEKRMLQEAVDALIDNGRRGRPVAGPGNRPLKSLSHMLKGKQGRFRQNLLGKRVDYSGRSVIDVGPSLKFNQMGLPVPMALELFRPFIMKELVARGLASNIKNAKRQIDREEDDVFNVLEDVIKEHPVLLNRAPTLHRLGIQAFEPVLVSGKAMRLHPLACEAYNADFDGDQMAIHVPLSDEAQAEARLLMLAAHHILAPASGKPVVAPSQDMVIGNYYLTMEEAGREGEGMIFTDLNEATLAYRNGLVHWHTRVGVQVASMPDKPFTDEQRHKIMVTTVGKLIFNNILPKSFPYLNEPTNTNLNGYVPDKYFLEPGEDIHDYLQNADLIGPFKKGFLSDIIAAVYQQYKVTATSKLLDRIKDLGYDESTKSGLTVGISDVTDLKEKPVIIDEAHKKVKTVTKQFRRGLITDHERYERVIGIWNDAKDDIQNALIHSFEQQNPIFMMSDSGARGNISNFTQLAGMRGLMAAPNGEIMELPITSNFREGLTVMEMFISTHGARKGMTDTALKTANSGYLTRRLVDVAQDVIIREKDCGTDRGLKIRAITDGNEMIEPLYDRILGRYTQKSVYDPKTGEVIVPKNQMIVEDTAQKIVDAGVQEVTIRSAFTCNTEHGVCEHCYGRNMATGDEVEVGEAVGTVAAQSIGEPGTQLTMRNFHTGGVAGNEDITQGLPRVQELFESRNPKGKAEITEVTGTVESIEENPAERTKEITIKGEADTRSYTLPITARMRVTEGDFIHRGAALNYGSVDPKELLRVRDVLSTETYILGEVQRVYRMQGVAISDKHVEIMVRQMLRKVRIMDPGDTDVLPGTLMDIQDFRRANYQTLISGGIAATARPVILGITKAALETNSFLSAASFQETTRVLTDAAIRGKNDPLVGLKENVIIGKIIPAGTGMPDYRQIKPKEVGSASTEGVYSISDLEKQMQEDSQA, from the coding sequence TTGGTCGATGTCAATAAGTTCGAAAGTATGCAAATCGGACTCGCCTCACCAGACAAGATCCGCAGCTGGTCTTACGGTGAAGTTAAAAAGCCAGAAACCATCAACTACCGGACGTTGAAGCCGGAAAAAGACGGTTTATTCGACGAACGCATCTTCGGTCCTACCAAGGACTGGGAATGTGCTTGTGGGAAGTACAAACGGATCCGTTACAAGGGTGTCGTTTGTGACCGTTGTGGGGTTGAAGTTACCCGTTCGAAGGTCCGCCGTGAGCGGATGGGCCACATCGAACTGGCTGCCCCAGTTACCCACATCTGGTACTTCAAGGGGATTCCAAGTCGGATGGGCTTGGTCCTCGACATGAGTCCACGGGCGTTGGAAGAAATCATTTACTTTGCTTCCTACGTTGTCTTGGACCCAGGTGATACCGCGCTGGAACGTAAGCAATTACTGTCCGAACGGGATTACCGGGACAAGGTTGCCGAATACGGCTCCAAGGCCTTCAAGGCTGAAATGGGTGCCGAAGCTATCAAGAAATTGTTGATGGCGGTTGATTTGGATAAGGAAGTTAAGGAATTAAAGGAAGAGCTGAAGGAAGCCACTGGTCAAAAGCGGACGCGTGCCGTTCGGCGTTTGGACATCTTGGAAGCCTTCGTCACATCGGGTAACCGTCCGGAATGGATGGTCATGGATGCGATTCCGGTTATTCCACCTGACTTGCGGCCGATGGTCCAGTTGGAAGGGGGACGTTTTGCAACGTCCGACTTAAACGACCTGTATCGGCGGGTCATCAACCGGAACAGCCGGCTCAAGCGATTGCTTGATTTAAATGCACCTGGTATCATCGTGCAAAACGAAAAGCGGATGCTCCAAGAAGCCGTTGATGCGTTGATCGATAATGGGCGGCGGGGTCGTCCAGTGGCTGGTCCTGGTAACCGGCCACTGAAGTCCCTGTCACACATGCTGAAAGGTAAGCAAGGACGGTTCCGTCAAAACTTACTGGGTAAGCGGGTTGACTACTCTGGACGTTCCGTTATCGATGTTGGTCCATCGTTGAAGTTCAACCAGATGGGTCTGCCAGTTCCAATGGCACTGGAATTATTCCGGCCATTCATTATGAAGGAATTGGTTGCTCGAGGATTGGCTTCTAACATCAAGAACGCTAAGCGCCAAATCGACCGTGAGGAAGATGACGTGTTTAACGTCTTGGAAGATGTGATCAAGGAACACCCTGTTCTGTTGAACCGGGCACCTACGCTGCACCGTTTAGGGATTCAAGCATTTGAACCCGTATTGGTTAGTGGGAAAGCCATGCGGCTGCACCCACTGGCATGTGAAGCGTACAACGCCGATTTCGATGGGGACCAAATGGCCATCCACGTGCCGTTATCCGATGAAGCCCAAGCTGAAGCACGGTTGCTGATGCTGGCGGCTCACCATATCTTGGCACCTGCTTCTGGGAAACCAGTTGTTGCGCCTTCTCAAGATATGGTTATCGGGAACTACTACCTGACGATGGAAGAAGCCGGTCGTGAAGGTGAAGGCATGATCTTCACTGATTTGAACGAAGCGACGCTGGCTTACCGGAATGGGTTAGTTCACTGGCACACGCGGGTTGGGGTCCAAGTAGCCTCAATGCCGGACAAGCCATTTACCGACGAACAACGGCACAAGATCATGGTGACCACGGTCGGGAAGTTGATCTTTAACAACATCCTGCCGAAGTCGTTCCCATACTTGAACGAACCAACGAACACGAACTTGAACGGCTACGTGCCGGACAAGTACTTCCTGGAACCAGGGGAAGACATTCATGACTACCTACAAAATGCTGACTTGATTGGGCCGTTCAAGAAGGGCTTCTTGAGTGACATTATTGCGGCAGTCTACCAACAATACAAAGTGACGGCAACGTCTAAGTTGTTGGACCGGATCAAGGACTTAGGGTATGACGAATCCACCAAGTCTGGGTTAACGGTCGGAATTTCCGACGTGACCGACTTGAAGGAAAAGCCAGTGATCATCGACGAGGCCCACAAGAAGGTCAAGACGGTTACTAAGCAATTCCGGCGTGGGTTGATTACCGACCATGAACGTTACGAACGGGTCATCGGGATTTGGAACGATGCCAAGGACGACATTCAAAACGCCTTGATTCACAGTTTCGAGCAACAGAACCCTATCTTTATGATGAGTGATTCTGGTGCCCGGGGGAACATTTCTAACTTTACGCAATTAGCCGGGATGCGTGGTTTGATGGCTGCTCCTAACGGGGAAATCATGGAACTGCCAATCACGTCGAACTTCCGTGAAGGCCTGACGGTTATGGAAATGTTCATTTCGACCCACGGTGCTCGTAAAGGGATGACCGATACGGCCCTGAAGACCGCCAACTCAGGTTACCTGACTCGGCGGCTGGTCGATGTTGCGCAAGATGTGATTATTCGTGAAAAGGACTGTGGTACTGACCGTGGTTTGAAGATTCGGGCCATCACTGATGGTAACGAAATGATCGAACCACTGTACGACCGGATTTTGGGTCGTTACACGCAAAAGTCCGTTTACGATCCTAAGACTGGCGAAGTCATTGTGCCGAAGAACCAAATGATCGTTGAAGATACCGCCCAAAAGATCGTCGATGCCGGCGTTCAAGAAGTGACGATTCGTTCAGCCTTCACTTGCAACACGGAACATGGGGTTTGTGAACATTGTTACGGCCGGAACATGGCTACTGGTGACGAAGTTGAAGTTGGGGAAGCTGTCGGAACGGTTGCCGCGCAATCTATCGGTGAACCTGGGACGCAACTGACCATGCGGAACTTCCATACCGGTGGTGTTGCCGGGAACGAAGATATCACCCAAGGGCTTCCCCGGGTTCAAGAATTATTTGAATCTCGGAACCCTAAAGGTAAAGCTGAGATTACCGAAGTTACGGGTACGGTTGAATCCATTGAGGAAAACCCTGCTGAACGGACTAAGGAAATCACCATCAAGGGTGAAGCAGATACGCGGAGTTACACGTTGCCAATCACGGCACGGATGCGGGTCACTGAAGGTGACTTCATTCACCGTGGGGCTGCGTTGAACTACGGGTCTGTTGATCCTAAGGAATTGCTCCGGGTTCGTGACGTGTTGTCGACGGAAACCTATATCTTAGGTGAAGTGCAACGGGTCTACCGGATGCAAGGTGTGGCCATCAGTGATAAGCACGTGGAAATCATGGTTCGGCAGATGCTTCGTAAGGTCCGGATCATGGATCCAGGTGACACCGATGTCTTACCAGGTACCCTGATGGATATCCAAGACTTCCGGCGCGCTAACTACCAGACGTTGATTTCTGGTGGAATTGCTGCGACCGCTCGTCCGGTAATCTTAGGGATTACCAAGGCGGCTTTGGAAACCAACAGTTTCTTATCCGCCGCTTCCTTCCAAGAAACGACTCGGGTTCTGACCGACGCGGCTATCCGCGGCAAGAACGACCCATTAGTTGGTCTGAAGGAAAATGTTATCATTGGGAAGATTATTCCTGCCGGAACTGGGATGCCAGATTACCGACAGATCAAACCCAAGGAAGTCGGCAGTGCTTCTACCGAGGGCGTTTACTCAATCAGCGATCTCGAAAAGCAAATGCAAGAAGACTCCCAAGCTTAG